The proteins below come from a single Mytilus edulis chromosome 5, xbMytEdul2.2, whole genome shotgun sequence genomic window:
- the LOC139522981 gene encoding serine/threonine-protein phosphatase 6 regulatory ankyrin repeat subunit B-like: protein MENDEKSKHSSDEGGENDEGIFSNEDGAISITKEKPRANSKPCVENIQITSRLNCKVSTETLHLDTERSPINISRVNSMEMFMTSPTSNDGVSIGKADCVQINLNPEAGRGERNDWSSNIYQAINKPMHEMFVKTQHYNEAREKLETHRIVVISGSIGTGKSFLARKLISEKIEEGYELKSVESLFKWRTYGKQIVLLDDVFSKPCTFSRKSLELKSLLKTIQLYLEPDDETGKTVLLIITIRPDVLVVLKEDKSLDILQNVDYQVDLTQPIPFAEKLEILRTHEKKYSKSEKITDDCANDICKVKCPCFPICVKLFFQQDDLFQKGSRFFENPVRIIQSEISQMYKDDREVFAFLIMLILNDGEINDSCLGTDACIAHIDPLLGILRCRNDELVQIMNECLDRIPDLYVTRGNNKIKIQHDCIFQAICVSFSKILPMPCLKYLPFEFITERVRVETDQRIDEHIIIPSRFYVSLAERFLNEIELGCIRHVCGHQAMFSPVFLAIFSDCLQKLQETDKMKYFRILQSTEQEKDHGCLWNGCLLYWAAAVDNNKLCSKLLLKNFYQTVKEVDSLFVKVQASATFVLASLFRYKQILLQRLQDLGGDINSSVHKERKMQTYGCDYCITQDTHGMTVLQASIFGELTVNKDTVRYLLENKAHFREDITVYRTLSKAVQIEDETLVRLLLDYQADVNSIDLNGNSALFFAVKTDNLTIAQILLANKYQKNNSYHLMNHVKSVQMASLLLESHDINTPDISGKIPLHYAFNEELVNFFFRNGSPVDKKDSAGRSPLFYSKTGAIALALISHNANITLLDSEGKNVAHFLQDTCVLSAIMNTMNEEGKNEVLNSTDKDGRTPIFYCSNENNQNKLKFLLKHGALVNKKCEKYNLRNSLGNDFCIETIEDQGFGQLIYTESFPCHDSTGENIRILPKASVRQIYTQNWIAFSTKILFLPRHSFAVTPESYPEESDVCAQISDDRHSELTVCSSNIETGNKPAHPTEKSEETNIHTKGDCTVAMNLIASGKFDIQILTTLNSYGVDWMEVDDHGNNVLHYLLLPQNEGNRTNVILVMEGIISKVSKVHLRKFINGKDDNNNTPLHLACLCRLTNKLGKKERIGVIKLLLQLGADVNDINSWNQTPLNCLLNCRCRSFELASILIKGMSKISINISCQGGWSPLQTLLSIQDCDKYFLEDAKRILESLLEAGANLEETLSNPKCLSKYINPFLFEFLLQKYSCRISDEIQEKMVTILDQAESIPNTWAILAIISKVKVLSVDTFISKLATMQANDKFIKHTILKLCSQDLSNALVNKVVQWLFLSDKNLDYQDVNGNTYLINAVRYYLNDFKGLLEIMTFLLQKGANPNIKNSKNETVVYHLILSDGFDENVKKGLELLSNYETNIDYGQPFIWAAKSHKLRTKVIQFLPDSVSPDDEDEIGNAFHHLVKSYSHGIDVGLTSIEEFYAKGVEINSKNKDGETPLHMAVRLNVRKDIVLQLLSHNANVNRKNKEGQTPMHYILLYLDVNEIFLFNEFIRYGGDLSLNDTFGRNYLHYAVLAMRPDTLKILSIILQRNICDINAKNRFGKSILHTVCKINCRYHYISEVATSSYHIEVSDNEWCAGLRIHALRLLINFNANIDITNSKGRSVMHILVIQYDYFMKQKKRDSLKHLHSIIGMIKFLISRKINLQIKDKNGKTVMDYLQQFCLTDLRNFFEGHISSHQLKEMVTSEVLSIR, encoded by the exons ATGGAAAACGACGAAAAGTCCAAGCATTCTTCAGACGAAGGAGGTGAAAACGATGAGGGTATCTTCTCCAACGAAGATGGAGCAATATCAATTACGAAGGAAAAACCACGTGCTAACTCTAAACCATGTGTAGAAAATATTCAAATAACTAGCAGGTTAAATTGTAAGGTGTCCACTGAAACATTGCATTTAGATACTGAGAGATCACCCATTAATATATCAAGAGTGAACAGCATGGAAATGTTTATGACTTCACCGACGAGCAACGATG GTGTATCTATTGGAAAAGCTGATTGTGTACAAATAAACCTCAACCCTGAAGCAGGAAGAGGGGAAAGAA ATGACTGGTCATCAAACATTTATCAAGCAATCAATAAACCGATGCATGAAATGTTTGTTAAAACACAGCATTATAATGAGGCAAGAGAAAAGTTAGAGACCCATAGAATAGTTGTTATATCTGGATCTATAGGAACAGGGAAATCATTTCTAGCACGAAAACTTATCTCTGAAAAAATTGAAGAAGGATATGAATTAAAGTCTGTCGAATCACTGTTCAAATGGCGAACTTACGGAAAACAGATCGTCTTACTAGATGATGTATTTTCAAAACCATGTACTTTCAGTAGAAAGTCTTTAGAATTGAAATCTTTATTGAAAACGATACAATTATACCTTGAACCAGATGACGAGACAGGCAAAACGGTTCTCCTTATCATTACAATTCGACCTGATGTTCTGGTAGTGTTGAAAGAAGATAAAAGTCTGGATATATTACAAAATGTGGATTATCAAGTAGATCTGACGCAACCAATTCCATTTGCCGAAAAATTAGAAATTCTTAGAACGCACGAGAAAAAATATTCCAAATCTGAAAAGATCACTGACGACTGTGCAAATGATATTTGCAAGGTTAAATGTCCTTGTTTTCCTATTTGCGTAAAACTATTCTTCCAACAAGATGACTTGTTTCAAAAGGGAAGCCGCTTTTTCGAAAATCCGGTCCGAATTATACAATCAGAGATTAGCCAAATGTATAAAGACGACCGTGAAGTATTTGCCTTTCTAATCATGTTAATATTGAACGACGGAGAAATAAATGATTCGTGTCTCGGAACTGATGCATGTATAGCACATATAGATCCATTGCTAGGGATTTTACGATGCAGAAACGATGAACTTGTCCAGATTATGAACGAATGTTTAGATAGAATTCCAGATCTTTATGTGACCAGgggaaataataaaatcaaaattcaaCACGATTGCATATTTCAAGCAATATGtgtatcattttcaaaaatattaccAATGccttgtttgaaatatttgccatttgaatttATCACCGAACGGGTACGAGTCGAGACAGACCAACGTATAGACGAACATATAATCATTCCATCTAGGTTTTATGTTTCCTTAGCGGAAAGATTTTTGAACGAAATTGAGCTTGGGTGTATTCGACATGTTTGTGGACATCAGGCTATGTTTTCCCCGGTTTTCCTAGCAATATTTTCTGATTGTCTTCAAAAGCTTCAGGAAACagacaaaatgaaatatttccgAATTTTACAATCAACAGAACAAGAAAAAGACCATGGTTGTCTATGGAATGGTTGCCTGCTATACTGGGCTGCTGCAGTAGACAATAACAAGTTGTGTTCAAAATTGCTTCTGAAAAATTTCTATCAAACAGTGAAAGAAGTGGATTCGTTATTTGTGAAAGTACAAGCATCAGCAACGTTTGTGCTTGCATCATTGTTTAGGTACAAACAAATACTGTTACAACGTTTGCAAGACTTAGGAGGGGATATAAATAGCTCGGTACATAAGGAAAGAAAAATGCAAACTTACGGCTGTGATTACTGTATAACACAAGATACACATGGTATGACTGTTCTTCAAGCCTCAATATTTGGCGAGCTAACCGTAAATAAGGACACTGTTCGGTATCTTCTAGAAAACAAGGCTCATTTTCGTGAAGATATCACTGTGTATAGAACACTAAGTAAAGCAGTTCAAATAGAGGATGAGACACTAGTAAGACTCCTTCTCGACTATCAAGCCGATGTCAACTCGATAGATTTAAATGGCAACTCTGCGCTATTTTTTGCTGTGAAAACAGATAATCTTACTATTGCGCAAATACTTCTAGCTAACAAATATCAGAAAAACAATTCATACCATTTAATGAATCATGTTAAAAGCGTGCAAATGGCTAGCTTGCTTTTGGAAAGCCATGATATAAACACTCCTGACATAAGTGGGAAGATTCCACTGCATTATGCATTTAATGAAGAATTAGTAAATTTCTTTTTTAGAAATGGATCACCAGTTGACAAAAAAGACAGCGCTGGGAGATCGCCTCTGTTTTATTCAAAAACAGGAGCGATAGCGCTTGCATTAATTTCTCATAACGCAAACATTACATTACTTGACTCAGAAGGCAAAAATGTTGCCCATTTTTTACAAGATACATGTGTACTTTCCGCCATTATGAATACAATGAATGAGGAAGGGAAAAATGAAGTTTTGAATAGCACAGATAAGGACGGACGTACACCAATCTTCTATTGTTCAAATGAgaataatcaaaataaattgaaatttcttTTGAAACACGGAGCATTAGTAAACAAAAAATGTGAGAAGTATAATCTACGTAATTCTTTGGGTAATGATTTTTGTATCGAAACAATTGAAGATCAAGGCTTCGGACAACTAATCTACACGGAATCGTTTCCTTGTCATGATTCAACTGGAGAAAATATTCGTATATTACCAAAGGCAAGTGTCCGTCAAATATATACTCAGAACTGGATTGCTTTTTCGACAAAGATTCTCTTTTTACCCCGTCATTCTTTTGCAGTCACACCAGAAAGTTATCCAGAAGAGTCTGACGTATGTGCTCAGATTTCGGATGATCGACATAGTGAACTGACGGTATGCTCCTCAAATATCGAAACAGGAAATAAACCAGCACATCCAACGGAAAAATCAGAGGAGACAAACATTCACACTAAAGGAGACTGCACAGTGGCAATGAATCTTATAGCATCTGGTAAATTCGATATCCAAATTCTCACTACTCTGAATTCGTATGGAGTGGACTGGATGGAAGTTGATGATCACGGGAATAATGTTCTTCACTACCTTCTTTTACCTCAAAATGAGGGAAACCGAACAAATGTTATATTGGTTATGGAGGGAATAATTTCTAAAGTAAGCAAAGTGCACTTACGGAAATTTATAAACGGTAAAGATGACAACAATAACACACCTCTTCATCTCGCCTGCTTGTGTCGACTTACGAACAAGTTGGGAAAGAAGGAGAGAATAGGAGTAATAAAATTACTTTTACAGTTAGGTGCAGATGTAAATGATATTAATTCGTGGAATCAAACACCTTTGAATTGTTTACTCAATTGTAGATGTAGGTCGTTTGAATTAGCATCGATACTTATAAAAGGAATGTCTAAAATAAGTATAAACATTTCTTGCCAAGGAGGATGGTCGCCATTACAAACATTATTATCAATTCAAGATtgtgataaatattttttggaagatgCCAAACGAATTCTAGAGTCACTACTCGAGGCAGGGGCAAATTTAGAAGAAACGCTTTCAAATCCAAAATGTTTATCGAAGTATATCAATCCTTTTTTATTCGAATTTCTTCTTCAGAAATATTCATGTCGCATATCTGACGAAATACAAGAGAAAATGGTCACTATTTTAGATCAAGCTGAATCTATACCAAACACATGGGCAATTTTGGCTATTATTTCGAAAGTTAAGGTTCTAAGCGTTGATACATTTATCAGTAAATTAGCTACAATGCAAGCAAATGACAAGTTTATAAAGCATACAATACTGAAGCTATGCTCTCAAGATCTCAGCAACGCCCTGGTCAACAAGGTGGTACAATGGCTGTTTCTAAGTGATAAGAATCTTGATTACCAAGATGTAAATGGAAACACATACTTAATAAACGCAGTAAGATATTATTTGAATGACTTTAAAGGACTGTTAGAAATTATGACATTTTTACTACAGAAGGGTGCAAATCCAAATATAAAAAACAGCAAAAACGAAACTGTCGTTTACCATCTCATTTTGTCTGATGGTTTTGACGAAAACGTCAAAAAAGGACTTGAATTGCTTTCGAATTATGAAACCAATATAGATTACGGTCAACCTTTTATATGGGCAGCGAAATCACACAAACTGCGTACGAAAGTCATTCAGTTTTTACCTGATAGTGTAAGTCCTGATGACGAGGACGAAATAGGTAACGCATTCCATCATTTAGTAAAGTCATACTCACACGGGATAGATGTAGGTTTAACCTCAATCGAAGAATTTTATGCCAAAGGTGTGGAAATTAATAGCAAGAATAAAGATGGCGAGACCCCACTGCATATGGCCGTTCGCTTGAATGTCCGAAAAGATATTGTTTTACAGCTGCTCAGTCATAATGCTAACGTCAACAGAAAAAATAAGGAAGGGCAAACTCCGATGCATTACATATTACTATATTTAGAtgtcaatgaaatatttttattcaacGAATTTATACGTTATGGTGGTGATTTGTCATTAAACGACACATTTGGCCGAAATTATTTACACTATGCAGTTTTAGCAATGAGACCAGACACACTGAAAATTTTATCTATCATTCTTCAGAGAAACATATGTGACATCAATGCAAAAAATCGTTTTGGAAAAAGCATCTTGCACACAGTTTGCAAAATAAACTGCCGATATCACTATATAAGTGAAGTTGCAACGAGTAGTTATCATATTGAAGTTTCGGATAACGAATGGTGTGCCGGATTGAGAATCCATGCTTTACgacttttaatcaattttaatgcCAACATTGACATTACTAATTCAAAAGGACGTAGCGTTATGCATATTCTAGTAATTCAGTACGATTATTTCATGAAGCAAAAGAAAAGAGATAGTTTAAAACATTTGCATAGTATAATAGGAATGATAAAATTCCTTATATCACGAAAGATAAATCTTCAAATTAAGGACAAAAATGGAAAAACGGTGATGGACTATTTACAGCAATTTTGCCTCACAGATCTTAGAAACTTTTTTGAAGGACACATTTCATCCCATCAACTGAAAGAGATGGTGACATCAGAAGTATTGTCTATTcgttaa
- the LOC139524927 gene encoding putative nuclease HARBI1, which translates to MVSDDITIKTKRNHALTVPQMVMVTLRFLATGSFLQVVGDTIGLHKGTASRIVSDVLTSLCNTRDEFIKWPRNVNETRGDFYRLSNVPNVLGAIDGTHVRIQAQSEDEASFVYDARDGMLLKRGGNMKLNNEGTVNKFIRQYDCDQMYALQQKDDTALEYEDSSF; encoded by the exons ATGGTCAGTGATgatattacaataaaaacaaagagGAACCATGCTCTCACTGTACCGCAGATGGTCATGGTAACCCTAAGATTTCTAGCTACAGGCAGTTTTTTGCAAGTAGTTGGAGACACAATAG GTTTGCACAAGGGAACTGCCTCACGTATTGTGTCTGATGTGTTGACATCACTATGTAACACACGGGATGAGTTCATCAAGTGGCCGAGGAATGTGAACGAAACAAGAGGAGACTTTTACCGTCTAAGTAATGTCCCGAATGTGCTAGGGGCAATAGATGGGACACACGTCCGTATCCAGGCTCAATCAGAAGATGAAGCATCATTTGTTTATGATGCCAGAG aCGGAATGCTTTTAAAGAGGGGaggaaatatgaaattaaacaatgaAGGTACTGTAAACAAGTTTATTCGACAATACGATTGTGACCAAATGTATGCATTACAACAGAAGGACGATACGGCACTGGAATACGAAGATTCATCATTTTAA
- the LOC139524929 gene encoding uncharacterized protein: protein MSITYICQHFDILTMSWCDLPEFDGTELFEGFWMKFFIFAERFNWSSSDMAFYLVTSLRGKALEYVSYLPHRDLYNVSVLYSALKSRFGDIETSQICRMKLRNITMFTSESVQEYVCRTEINVRKSFPGVNEDLLVKLITEYAIYGYPDGNIGYRVLTKEPSTVSELIKEILWQEHCRQSLKSVEKSRCTEDSNFEKHFEIGNKRNMNFTEHDIRRNKVSENTAVNMQNDISLYNSKQKLGKENYTVGKLNVRNNFVYPSEQSVYYIAESYELKHEEFCDVIEATEFEVANVLDEEIAIFELPRVEKQTVVTGGTEIVIVRKVELKYEIVEATEVAVAKVSKIMTTNFGSPNVEHQTIPSGEVEVVSVLKWTPIEQSDVQFDISKNDHKKNYEKPRVSTYTGLSRPVYGKDFTYKELVRGNGFTQFRDTNMYENSYTRDVCSCGLSMLPEMNWKTRKRNLS, encoded by the coding sequence ATGTCTATAACTTATATTTGTCAGCATTTTGATATATTAACCATGAGCTGGTGTGACTTACCAGAGTTTGACGGTACTGAACTTTTTGAAGGTTTCTGGATGAAATTTTTTATCTTTGCTGAACGTTTTAATTGGTCATCTAGTGATATGGCTTTTTATTTGGTTACTTCACTGAGAGGTAAAGCTTTAGAATATGTGTCGTATTTACCACACAGAGATCTTTATAATGTATCTGTTTTGTATTCTGCATTGAAAAGTCGATTTGGTGATATTGAGACTTCTCAGATTTGTAGAATGAAATTGAGAAATATAACTATGTTTACAAGTGAAAGCGTTCAAGAGTACGTATGTAGAACTGAGATAAATGTTCGGAAATCGTTCCCTGGTGTGAACGAAGATTTATTAGTGAAGCTGATTACTGAGTATGCTATATATGGATATCCTGATGGTAACATTGGATATAGAGTTCTGACTAAAGAACCGTCAACAGTTAGTGaacttataaaagaaatattgtGGCAGGAACATTGTAGACAATCTTTAAAGTCCGTAGAAAAATCGCGTTGCACTGAAGACAGTAACTTTGAGAAACATTTTGAAATAGGCAATAAGCGTAATATGAATTTCACAGAGCATGATATTCGGAGGAATAAAGTTTCTGAAAATACTGCCGTTAATATGCAAAACGACATTAGTTTATATAATAGTAAGCAGAAATTGGGAAAAGAGAATTATACTGTTGGTAAATTAAATGTACGTAATAATTTCGTTTATCCAAGTGAACAGTCTGTTTACTACATCGCTGAGTCATATGAATTGAAACATGAGGAATTTTGTGACGTTATTGAGGCAACTGAATTTGAAGTTGCGAACGTTTTGGACGAAGAGATAGCTATCTTTGAACTTCCGCGCGTTGAAAAGCAGACAGTGGTTACTGGTGGAACAGAGATTGTTATCGTTAGAAAGGTTGAATTAAAATATGAGATTGTTGAGGCAACTGAGGTTGCAGTTGCAAAAGTTTCTAAGATAATGACAACTAACTTTGGAAGTCCAAACGTTGAACATCAGACGATACCCTCTGGGGAGGTAGAGGTAGTTAGCGTCCTAAAATGGACACCCATTGAGCAAAGTGACGTACAATTTGATATTTCTAaaaatgatcataaaaaaaattatgaaaaacctAGAGTTTCAACATATACTGGATTATCGAGACCAGTATACGGAAAGGACTTCACATATAAAGAACTTGTACGTGGTAATGGGTTCACCCAATTTAGAGATACTAACATGTATGAAAACAGTTATACACGTGATGTTTGCTCCTGTGGATTGTCAATGTTACCTGAGATGAACTGGAAAACACGAAAACGCAATTTATCTTGA
- the LOC139522984 gene encoding putative nuclease HARBI1, with product MEENVGWANGVLLGDSGYPCRPFVMTPYQNPVQDHQKKHNKCHCSTRNMIERTFGRLKRRFHILHSEIRMKPGKGMQNNNCLCYTSQHMHFLNEPDIQDDGVIVGNDGDLGEHFNGHQDGRAVRDHISTTFFNH from the exons ATGGAAGAAAATGTTGGATGGGCAAATGGTGTGTTGCTTGGGGATAGTGGTTATCCATGTCGACCATTTGTGATGACCCCATACCAGAATCCTGTACAAGATCATCAAAAAAAGCACAACAAATGCCACTGTTCAACCAGAAATATGATAGAGAGAACATTTGGGAGGCTGAAGAGACGGTTCCATATATTACACTCAGAG ataagAATGAAACCGGGCAAAGGCATGCAAAATAATAATTGCTTGTGCTATACTTCACAACATATGCATTTTTTGAATGAACCAGACATTCAAGATGATGGAGTAATTGTAGGCAATGATGGTGATCTTGGGGAACATTTCAATGGTCATCAAGATGGAAGAGCTGTAAGGGATCATATTTCcacaacattttttaatcattga
- the LOC139522983 gene encoding uncharacterized protein isoform X2, translating to MFTAVPISRVPALNGFPTCQTVDDLPSFVESIWIRRLEQVDQRNEELALSSATVHASLPVPVPVPAQKQTCTPQPPKPSESMQKKKAKRSADDVYELQCLDLESDLKRNEMQMELFQRQM from the exons ATGTTTACAGCTGTACCAATCTCACGTGTACCAGCTCTGAATGGGTTTCCAACATGCCAGACTGTTGATG ATTTACCATCTTTTGTGGAGAGTATCTGGATAAGGAGATTGGAGCAGGTTGACCAGAGAAATGAGGAGTTAGCACTTTCTAGTGCTACTGTTCATGCAAGCCTTCCTGTACCTGTACCTGTACCTGCACAAAAACAGACTTGCACTCCGCAACCACCAAAACCCAG TGAAAGTATGCAGAAGAAGAAAGCAAAGAGGTCTGCAGATGATGTGTATGAGCTACAGTGTCTTGATTTAGAAAGTGACCTGAAAAGAAATGAAATGCAGATGGAACTTTTCCAAAGACAAATGTAA
- the LOC139522983 gene encoding uncharacterized protein isoform X1 — MAEQQTPNKKLPRIRGTNFTSMEVNLISRRVMEELRLLRGKFGPNITADAKNKMWVKITDEVNALGVSYRKLSTVKTKFRNLTRDAKEKFTYERKERNKTGGGPAPKPISIAEENIINAMKDTSSFKEIDGGMETSVGISHEDTCNSRHSQDR; from the exons ATGGCTGAACAACAAACCCCCAACAAGAAACTACCAAGAATTAGAGGGACTAACTTCACAAGTATGGAAGTAAATTTGATCAGTAGAAGAGTGATGGAGGAGCTACGGTTATTGAGAGGAAAGTTTGGCCCTAACATTACTGCAGATGCAAAAAACAAGATGTGGGTCAAGATAACAGACGAGGTGAATGCTCTGGGGGTTAGTTACAGGAAGCTCTCAACTGTTAAAACCAAATTCAGGAATCTAACCCGAGATGCCAAGGAAAAGTTTACATACGAGAGAAAGGAGAGAAATAAAACAGGGGGAGGACCAGCACCAAAACCCATAAGTATTGCAGAGGAAAACATCATCAATGCCATGAAAGATACATCCTCCTTCAAGGAAATAGACGGTGGTATGGAGACCTCCGTAG GGATTTCTCACGAAGACACCTGTAACAGCAGACACTCACAAG ACAGATAA